ATTATTACTCTGCATAAAGAACGAGCGAGAAGCGGATCCCATTATGATTAATGAGATCCCACCAACCTGTTTAAACTCTGATTCCTCTCCACTTTCAGCTGTTCGTACCCGCCTCCTGCGCCTGCGCTCCCTGTGGGATGAGATCCGGCAGCGGGCCGAGGAGAGGGAAGGGAAACTGAACGACGTCTTAGACCTGGCAGGAAAGTTCTGGGCCGACGTGGCGGCGCTACTGAGCACGCTCCGAGACTCCCAAGACATCGTGAAAGAGCTGGAGGACCCTGGTGTGGACCCCTCACTCATCAAACAACAGATTGAGGCTGCTGAGGTACGGAGGGCgagagggaggggaaaaaattaaaaaaaattcagtaccttttggggtaatttttctgtttgtttgttttttacctttctttttttcacattttcagataGTAttcttgtaattgttttttttttgttgtttttttttacaaagttattgcaaatttttgggtcatgtctttttaaattgcttattgccttctccccatgtttttgcagacaatcaaagcaatttgctcaggtctcattGTAAAATAACTCAATACGATGTCTCTCTATTCTTCCAGGCCATTAAAGCGGAGACGGACGGTCTGAGGGAGGAGCTGGAGTTTGTCAGGACCCTCGGAGCTGACCTCATCTTTGCCTGTGGAGAAACTGAGAAACCTGAAGTCAAGAAAACCATTGATGAGGTAAGGGATCATCAGTGGCGCagtgtacatttactcaagtacgaAACTTAAGTACAGATTTGAAATACTTGTAATTTACTTTAGTGTTTCCATATTACATGTAATATTATATGATCAGTTTAACAAATATTACACCTTTTTATAAATTAATCTAGGGGTGGGTGATATATCAATTATATTGGAAGTATCGCTACACTCAGTTGCAAACAGCAACAATTTTACATAAAGAGTACCTTAGATACTTTTACTTGTTAGgcagtatttttatattgtattaataCAACATTTACCTGTGTAAGTTGTCTCAATTCTTCTCCAATTGGAAATCAAGAAAGTTTTCTTGTCAGAAGTCCATCATTTGTTTCTAAGAAAGATaaagatatgtttttgttttttcaggtatCTGCTGACCCACTAAAATgtttcctttctctccctcacagATGAATGCTGCCTGGGAGGGCCTGAACCGGACgtggagagagaggatggagagacTGGAGGAGGCCATGACGGCGTCTGTGCAGTATCAGGACTCACTGCAGGTTTGTGCATCAGAGTTagtctgtgtttttacattacTGTGTCAAATCATACTGCTCTTGGGGTGGTGTTTTAGTGTCATCTGCACCaactttaaatcaaaatattttcatgtgttgTGCTGTTGAtgtaagctttttttctgcatcatttccAGTCTATGTTTGACTACCTGGACAACGCAGTGATCAAACTGTGTGACATGTCGACTGTGGGAACTGATTTGGGAACTGTCAAACAGCAGATTGAAGAGCTCAAGGTTGGCAACAGTCTTTACTTTCTCTCCTTCAAAGATGATTGCT
The Plectropomus leopardus isolate mb unplaced genomic scaffold, YSFRI_Pleo_2.0 unplaced_scaffold20273, whole genome shotgun sequence genome window above contains:
- the LOC121965504 gene encoding microtubule-actin cross-linking factor 1-like translates to VRTRLLRLRSLWDEIRQRAEEREGKLNDVLDLAGKFWADVAALLSTLRDSQDIVKELEDPGVDPSLIKQQIEAAEAIKAETDGLREELEFVRTLGADLIFACGETEKPEVKKTIDEMNAAWEGLNRTWRERMERLEEAMTASVQYQDSLQSMFDYLDNAVIKLCDMSTVGTDLGTVKQQIEELK